One stretch of Caldinitratiruptor microaerophilus DNA includes these proteins:
- a CDS encoding 4Fe-4S dicluster domain-containing protein → MAGKELAPLPAAAAGPEADVLLRMQADLRRALEKPVAERRWVMVIDLRRCMGCHSCTIACIAENKLPPGVVYRPVIDEEIGTYPHVSRVFTPRPCMQCDSPPCVPVCPVAATFKRPDGVVAIDYDRCIGCRYCIAACPYNARTFDFGEYYTEDTPALQPYEKAPTYEYGQKRVRSGGASPVGNARKCHFCLHRLEEGMLPACVTSCVGRATYFGDANDPESLVHELIGRPNVQVLKPEAGTMPRVYYLV, encoded by the coding sequence ATGGCAGGGAAAGAGCTGGCGCCACTGCCCGCCGCCGCGGCCGGACCGGAAGCCGACGTCCTGCTCCGGATGCAGGCCGATCTCCGGCGGGCGCTGGAGAAGCCCGTCGCCGAGCGCCGGTGGGTCATGGTGATCGACCTGCGCAGGTGCATGGGCTGCCATTCCTGTACCATCGCCTGCATCGCCGAGAACAAGCTTCCGCCCGGTGTGGTCTACCGCCCGGTCATCGACGAGGAGATCGGAACCTACCCGCACGTCTCGCGTGTGTTCACGCCGCGTCCGTGCATGCAGTGCGACAGCCCGCCCTGCGTGCCGGTCTGCCCCGTGGCCGCCACGTTCAAGCGGCCGGACGGCGTCGTCGCGATCGACTACGACCGGTGCATCGGCTGCCGGTACTGCATCGCCGCGTGTCCGTACAACGCCCGTACCTTCGACTTCGGCGAGTATTACACCGAGGATACGCCGGCCCTTCAGCCGTACGAGAAAGCCCCCACCTACGAGTACGGGCAGAAGCGGGTGCGCAGTGGCGGTGCCTCGCCCGTGGGCAACGCGCGCAAGTGTCACTTCTGCCTCCACCGCCTCGAGGAGGGCATGCTCCCCGCGTGCGTCACCTCCTGCGTGGGCCGGGCCACGTACTTCGGCGACGCCAACGACCCCGAGAGCTTGGTCCACGAACTCATCGGCCGGCCCAACGTTCAGGTGCTGAAGCCCGAGGCCGGCACCATGCCGCGCGTGTACTACCTGGTCTAG
- the nrfD gene encoding NrfD/PsrC family molybdoenzyme membrane anchor subunit, whose protein sequence is MRAARAVLYGLWTVAFALGLVGVWQRIAYGHTLAGYGSYVVWGLWVAAYAYFVGLSAGSFLFAALVNVLNVNVLRPLSRTALFTALVSIAVALLAVLFDLGHMNRAFEVFTSPNFSSMMTWMVWLYAAYGILLLALMWYERNGNTGMVRALYTVGIPLAIAFPGGGGALFATLSSKPYWHQPLYPIFFVVGALLSGAALMAALASVFWPDRSDMLHVLGRTVLGLIALDLVLEWAEFSIPLWYGVSPEKEVLMQILTGRFWWVFWVVHLVLGSAVPVALLLWRPHHATCVGIAGALTALTFLAVRLNIVIPGQVTPELRGLENAFSDHRLTFSYVPTTHEWLVLLFLVAVGLGALWLGFRYLPLIETREVETHERYS, encoded by the coding sequence ATGCGAGCAGCCCGAGCCGTCCTGTACGGCCTCTGGACCGTGGCCTTCGCGCTCGGCCTCGTGGGCGTCTGGCAGCGGATCGCCTACGGGCACACGCTGGCCGGCTACGGCAGTTACGTCGTCTGGGGCCTCTGGGTGGCGGCCTACGCGTATTTCGTGGGCCTGTCTGCCGGGTCGTTCCTCTTCGCCGCGCTGGTGAACGTCCTGAACGTGAACGTCCTCCGGCCTCTCAGCCGCACAGCCTTGTTCACCGCCCTCGTCAGCATCGCCGTGGCCCTCCTGGCCGTTCTGTTCGACCTCGGCCACATGAACCGGGCGTTCGAGGTCTTCACGTCGCCCAACTTCTCCTCCATGATGACGTGGATGGTCTGGCTCTATGCGGCCTACGGAATCCTGCTGCTGGCCCTCATGTGGTACGAGCGCAATGGCAACACCGGCATGGTGAGGGCGCTCTACACGGTCGGGATTCCGCTGGCGATCGCCTTTCCGGGCGGGGGCGGCGCCCTGTTCGCCACGCTGTCCTCCAAGCCGTACTGGCACCAGCCCCTCTACCCGATCTTCTTCGTGGTGGGAGCCCTTCTGTCCGGCGCGGCCCTTATGGCGGCCCTCGCTTCCGTGTTCTGGCCCGACCGGTCGGACATGCTCCACGTCCTGGGGCGCACCGTTCTGGGCCTGATCGCCCTGGACCTGGTCCTGGAGTGGGCGGAGTTCTCCATCCCCCTCTGGTACGGCGTCAGCCCGGAGAAGGAAGTCCTGATGCAGATCCTCACAGGCCGCTTCTGGTGGGTCTTCTGGGTCGTGCACCTCGTGCTGGGCAGCGCGGTCCCCGTCGCCCTGCTGCTCTGGCGGCCGCATCACGCCACGTGCGTGGGGATCGCCGGCGCCCTGACGGCGCTGACCTTCCTGGCCGTGCGCCTCAACATCGTCATCCCCGGCCAGGTGACCCCTGAGCTGAGGGGGCTGGAGAACGCTTTCTCCGATCACCGCCTGACCTTCTCCTACGTCCCCACCACCCACGAGTGGCTGGTACTCCTGTTCCTCGTGGCAGTCGGGCTTGGCGCCCTGTGGCTGGGCTTCCGGTACCTGCCCCTCATCGAGACCCGGGAGGTGGAGACACATGAGCGGTACTCGTGA
- a CDS encoding molybdopterin-dependent oxidoreductase — protein MSGTREKEITRRDFLKAGLLVGGGVFLGSQLGRITELLQKAEAGTLSPAEAYELAQIENQLFTVCLQCNTGCPIKVKILDGVAVKIDGNPLSPWTMHPHLPMKTKMTELATVEGAICPKGQAGIQTVYDPYRIRKVLKRAGRRGENKWMTIDFDQAIREIAEGGYLFKHVPGEENRYVPGLKDVMLPKGVKIPKEMAADAARVGEHKLSLEEFKAKYKDYLQYLIDPDHPDLGLKANQFVFNWGRAKSGRDTLIRRFTAAVGSVNAHGHTTVCQGSLYFTGKAMSEQYAFDPKKGEYSWGGGEKFYWQADIENSEFVLFVGANLFEGNYGPPLRAPGITNGIAEGRLKIAVADPRFSKVAAKAWKWLPIKPGYEAALGLALARWIIENRRFDERFLANANRAAADADGEPSFSNGAWLVKIVDGKPTTFVRASELGLPTQERKAKVGDREVTYTFDPLVVLKDGQPVPFDPTDKENPVEGDVLVSATINGVQVKSAVQVLYDEAASRSIKEWADLCGLREQDIVEVARELTSHGKKAAIDIHRGVSQHTNGFYNVGVFYCVNLLLGNFDWKGGMVKASTYDNVGTKKGKPFNQDAFPGKPTTFGLSIIRHDAKYDKTTLFQGYPAKRPFFPLSSDVYQEVFASIGDGYPYPVKILFQYMGSPVYSLPAGHKVAEILRDVEKLPLFVSSDIVIGETSMFADYIFPDLSYLERWEFQGSHPSNTVKSQPIRQPVIAPLTETVTVYGQDQPISFETMLLALAEKLGLPGFGKDAFGPGRHFTNMDEYYLPMAANVAFGDKEDGSDAVPEASPEEIELFIKARRHLPRTVFDPDRWKAIVGEEHWARTVYVLNRGGRWQDPGKQYDGEKVKNVYGKQINLYQEKTYLVKDSMTGKHLSGIPTFFPPYQDALGNSLLGEENEYPLNLITFRYIQHTKSRTSGNYWVLPLDPEGGLLVSAADAAKLGLRTGDQVKIVSASNPDGVWDFGPGGRKEMIATVKVVQGMRPGVVGFPLGYGHWAYGAWDVIIDGQVVKGDGRRGRGVHGNAAMRVDPHLKNVSLQDLAGGSVVFYDTRVKLVKV, from the coding sequence ATGAGCGGTACTCGTGAGAAGGAGATCACCCGCCGCGACTTCCTGAAGGCCGGCCTGCTTGTGGGTGGCGGCGTCTTCCTGGGGAGCCAGCTGGGGCGGATCACCGAGCTCCTGCAGAAGGCGGAGGCCGGGACCCTGTCGCCCGCGGAGGCCTACGAGCTCGCGCAGATCGAGAACCAGCTGTTCACGGTGTGCCTGCAGTGCAACACGGGCTGCCCGATCAAGGTGAAGATCCTCGACGGGGTGGCCGTGAAGATCGACGGCAACCCGCTGTCGCCGTGGACGATGCACCCGCACTTGCCCATGAAGACGAAGATGACGGAACTCGCCACGGTGGAGGGCGCCATCTGTCCCAAGGGCCAGGCGGGCATCCAGACCGTGTACGACCCGTACCGGATCCGCAAGGTGCTCAAGCGGGCCGGCCGGCGCGGCGAGAACAAGTGGATGACCATCGACTTCGACCAAGCCATCCGGGAGATCGCCGAGGGCGGCTACCTCTTCAAGCACGTGCCCGGGGAAGAGAACCGCTACGTGCCCGGCCTGAAGGACGTCATGCTCCCCAAGGGCGTGAAGATCCCGAAGGAGATGGCGGCCGACGCCGCCAGGGTCGGCGAGCACAAGCTCAGCCTGGAGGAGTTCAAGGCGAAGTACAAGGACTACCTCCAGTACCTGATCGACCCGGACCACCCCGACCTGGGCCTGAAGGCGAACCAGTTCGTCTTCAACTGGGGCCGGGCCAAGTCCGGCCGCGACACCCTCATCCGCCGCTTCACCGCCGCGGTCGGGTCCGTCAACGCCCACGGCCACACCACCGTCTGCCAGGGCTCGCTCTACTTCACCGGCAAGGCGATGAGCGAGCAGTACGCCTTCGACCCCAAGAAGGGCGAGTACAGCTGGGGCGGCGGCGAGAAGTTCTACTGGCAGGCCGACATCGAGAACTCGGAGTTCGTCCTGTTCGTCGGCGCGAACCTCTTCGAGGGCAACTACGGGCCGCCCCTGCGGGCGCCGGGGATCACGAACGGGATCGCGGAGGGCCGGCTGAAGATCGCCGTCGCCGACCCGCGCTTCTCCAAGGTGGCCGCGAAGGCCTGGAAGTGGCTCCCGATCAAGCCGGGTTACGAGGCCGCCCTGGGCCTGGCGCTGGCCCGCTGGATCATCGAGAACCGGCGCTTCGACGAGCGTTTCCTCGCCAACGCCAACCGGGCCGCGGCGGACGCCGACGGGGAGCCCTCCTTCTCGAACGGCGCCTGGCTCGTCAAGATCGTCGACGGCAAGCCCACCACCTTCGTCCGGGCGTCGGAGCTCGGCCTGCCCACGCAGGAGCGGAAGGCGAAGGTCGGGGACAGGGAGGTCACGTACACCTTTGATCCCCTCGTGGTCCTGAAGGACGGCCAGCCCGTCCCCTTCGACCCGACCGACAAGGAGAACCCCGTCGAGGGCGACGTGCTTGTCTCGGCCACGATCAACGGGGTTCAGGTCAAGTCGGCGGTCCAGGTCCTTTACGACGAGGCGGCAAGCCGCTCCATCAAGGAGTGGGCGGACCTCTGTGGCCTCCGGGAGCAGGACATCGTCGAGGTGGCCCGGGAGCTAACGAGCCACGGGAAGAAGGCGGCCATCGACATCCACCGGGGCGTTTCGCAGCACACGAACGGCTTCTACAACGTCGGGGTCTTCTACTGCGTGAACCTCCTCCTCGGCAACTTCGACTGGAAGGGCGGCATGGTGAAGGCGTCCACGTACGACAACGTGGGGACCAAGAAGGGCAAGCCCTTCAACCAGGACGCCTTCCCGGGCAAACCCACGACCTTTGGCCTCAGCATCATCCGCCACGACGCGAAGTATGACAAGACGACACTCTTCCAGGGCTACCCCGCCAAGCGCCCCTTCTTCCCGCTGTCGAGCGACGTGTACCAGGAGGTCTTCGCCTCCATCGGCGACGGCTACCCGTATCCGGTCAAGATCCTCTTCCAGTACATGGGCTCGCCCGTCTACTCGCTGCCCGCCGGGCACAAGGTGGCCGAGATCCTCCGCGACGTGGAGAAGCTGCCCCTGTTCGTGTCGTCGGACATCGTGATCGGCGAGACCTCCATGTTTGCCGACTACATCTTCCCGGATCTCAGCTACCTCGAGCGCTGGGAGTTCCAGGGCTCGCACCCGAGCAACACCGTCAAATCTCAGCCCATCCGTCAGCCGGTGATCGCACCTCTGACCGAGACGGTCACCGTCTACGGCCAGGACCAGCCGATCTCCTTCGAGACCATGCTTCTGGCCCTGGCGGAGAAGCTCGGGCTGCCGGGGTTCGGCAAGGACGCCTTCGGTCCCGGGCGCCACTTCACGAACATGGACGAGTACTACCTGCCCATGGCCGCCAACGTGGCCTTCGGCGACAAGGAAGACGGCAGCGACGCCGTCCCGGAGGCCAGCCCCGAGGAGATCGAGCTCTTCATCAAGGCCCGCCGGCACCTGCCCAGGACGGTGTTCGATCCGGACCGGTGGAAGGCGATCGTGGGCGAGGAGCACTGGGCCCGCACGGTTTACGTCCTGAACCGGGGCGGGCGCTGGCAGGACCCCGGCAAGCAGTACGACGGCGAGAAGGTCAAGAACGTCTACGGAAAGCAGATCAACCTGTACCAGGAGAAGACCTACCTGGTGAAGGACTCCATGACGGGGAAGCACCTCTCGGGCATCCCGACCTTCTTCCCGCCGTACCAGGACGCCCTCGGGAACAGCCTCCTGGGCGAGGAGAACGAGTACCCGCTCAACCTGATCACGTTCCGGTACATCCAGCACACCAAGTCCCGCACCTCCGGGAACTACTGGGTCCTCCCCCTCGACCCCGAGGGCGGGCTCCTGGTGAGCGCCGCGGACGCGGCGAAACTGGGCCTGCGGACAGGCGACCAGGTGAAGATCGTCTCGGCCTCCAACCCCGACGGCGTGTGGGACTTCGGCCCGGGCGGACGGAAGGAGATGATTGCCACCGTGAAGGTGGTGCAGGGCATGCGGCCCGGGGTGGTCGGGTTCCCGCTCGGCTACGGCCACTGGGCGTACGGCGCCTGGGACGTGATCATCGACGGCCAGGTGGTGAAGGGCGACGGCCGGCGCGGCCGGGGCGTCCACGGCAACGCCGCCATGCGGGTAGATCCGCATCTCAAGAACGTGAGCCTGCAGGACCTCGCCGGCGGCAGCGTAGTCTTTTACGACACGCGGGTGAAGCTGGTGAAGGTGTGA
- the merA gene encoding mercury(II) reductase, whose amino-acid sequence MAQETAARAARLEVRGMTCTGCEEHVTEALVRVGAQDVRADFRRGEARLRLPAGFDPEQLREAVRRAGYEPGELEFLDPEGESVRQPVDRAGLPVRDIQGKGDPYDLVIIGSGAAAFSAAIQASERGARVVMIERGVTGGTCVNIGCVPSKTLLRAAEIHFRARSHPFAGLSTSAGPVDMSLLVGQKGELVTRLRREKYEALIDAYGFDFVCGEARFVDATAVQVGDRLIRGKAFLIATGADPAVPDIPGLGDVDFLTSTTALELRRVPESLAVIGSGYVALELGQLFRHLGARVTLMQRGERLLKAYDPEISAVVARMLAEQGIEVLTGVRYLRVEEGRAGKRVVLEAGGRQRAVEAEELLVATGRRPNTAALALDRAGVQVGARGEVVIDDHLRTNVPHIHAAGDVTMGPQFVYVAAYQGAVAADNALGATDRRADLRVVPRVTFTTPAIASVGLTEAGARAAGHSVRTSVLPLEAVPRALANRETTGVFKLVADADTGRLLGAHVVADNAGDVIYAATLAVKFGLTIQDLKETLCPYLTMAEGLKLAALTFDVDVARLSCCAG is encoded by the coding sequence ATGGCACAGGAGACCGCGGCACGGGCGGCGCGGCTCGAGGTGCGGGGGATGACCTGCACGGGCTGCGAGGAGCACGTGACGGAGGCGCTCGTCCGGGTCGGGGCACAGGACGTGCGCGCCGACTTCCGGCGCGGTGAGGCGCGCCTCCGGCTGCCGGCCGGCTTCGACCCGGAGCAGCTCCGGGAGGCGGTGCGCCGGGCCGGCTATGAGCCGGGGGAGCTCGAGTTCCTGGACCCGGAGGGCGAATCGGTCCGGCAACCGGTCGACCGTGCGGGCCTGCCCGTCCGCGACATCCAGGGGAAGGGTGACCCCTATGACCTGGTGATCATCGGCTCGGGGGCCGCAGCCTTCTCGGCGGCCATCCAGGCCAGCGAGCGGGGAGCCCGGGTGGTGATGATCGAGCGCGGGGTGACCGGCGGGACCTGCGTGAACATCGGCTGCGTACCTTCGAAGACGCTCCTGCGGGCGGCAGAGATCCACTTCCGGGCCCGCAGCCATCCCTTCGCCGGGCTGAGCACGAGTGCGGGCCCGGTCGACATGAGCCTCCTGGTGGGGCAGAAGGGCGAGCTTGTGACCAGGTTGCGCCGCGAGAAGTACGAGGCCCTGATCGACGCGTACGGCTTCGACTTCGTCTGCGGCGAGGCCCGGTTCGTCGATGCGACCGCCGTGCAGGTCGGCGACCGGCTGATCCGCGGCAAGGCGTTCCTCATCGCGACGGGAGCCGACCCCGCCGTACCGGACATCCCGGGGCTCGGGGACGTCGACTTCCTCACCAGCACCACGGCGCTGGAGCTGCGCCGGGTGCCCGAGAGCCTGGCCGTCATCGGATCGGGGTACGTCGCCCTGGAGCTGGGACAGCTCTTTCGCCACCTGGGCGCCCGGGTCACGCTCATGCAGCGCGGCGAGCGGCTCCTGAAGGCGTACGACCCGGAGATCTCGGCGGTCGTGGCCCGGATGCTCGCTGAGCAGGGGATCGAGGTCCTCACGGGGGTCCGCTACCTGCGGGTCGAAGAGGGCCGCGCCGGGAAGCGGGTCGTCCTGGAGGCGGGCGGGCGGCAGCGGGCGGTCGAGGCCGAGGAGCTCCTCGTGGCGACCGGCCGGCGGCCGAACACGGCCGCACTGGCCCTCGACCGGGCGGGGGTCCAGGTCGGGGCGCGGGGTGAGGTGGTGATCGACGACCACCTCCGCACCAACGTGCCCCACATCCACGCCGCCGGCGACGTGACGATGGGCCCGCAGTTCGTCTACGTGGCCGCCTACCAGGGGGCCGTGGCGGCCGACAACGCCCTGGGCGCCACCGACCGCCGGGCGGACCTGCGCGTCGTGCCCCGGGTCACGTTCACCACGCCGGCCATCGCCAGCGTGGGGCTCACCGAGGCCGGGGCCCGGGCGGCGGGCCACTCGGTCCGCACCTCCGTGCTCCCGCTCGAGGCGGTGCCTCGGGCGCTGGCCAACCGGGAGACCACCGGCGTGTTCAAGCTCGTCGCCGACGCAGACACCGGCCGGCTCCTGGGCGCCCACGTGGTGGCGGACAACGCCGGCGACGTGATCTACGCCGCCACGCTGGCCGTCAAGTTCGGCCTGACGATCCAGGACCTGAAGGAGACGCTCTGCCCCTACCTCACCATGGCCGAGGGCCTCAAGCTGGCGGCCCTCACCTTCGACGTCGACGTCGCCCGGCTCTCGTGCTGCGCAGGATAG
- a CDS encoding ArsR/SmtB family transcription factor, translating to MEHGQAVWLPGDETRRWELHAKFFDGLANPTRLKIIEFLLERGEMNVSQITEAVGMSQSQVSNQLACLKWCGYVTSRSEGKFVYYRVTDPRIREIIRLARAVVADNAEHVRSCTRMGQG from the coding sequence ATGGAGCACGGACAGGCGGTCTGGCTGCCGGGCGACGAGACCCGCCGGTGGGAACTCCACGCGAAGTTCTTCGACGGGCTCGCCAACCCCACCCGGCTCAAGATCATCGAGTTCCTCCTCGAACGCGGGGAGATGAACGTGAGCCAGATCACGGAGGCCGTGGGGATGTCCCAGAGTCAGGTCTCGAACCAGCTGGCCTGCCTGAAGTGGTGCGGGTACGTCACCTCCCGGAGCGAGGGGAAGTTCGTGTACTACCGGGTCACCGACCCGCGCATCCGGGAGATCATCCGGCTGGCGCGCGCGGTCGTCGCGGACAACGCCGAGCATGTCCGCTCCTGCACCCGGATGGGACAGGGATGA
- a CDS encoding metalloregulator ArsR/SmtB family transcription factor: MEQLVARAKALADPTRLKLLRILVERECSVHELVDVLATGQSRVSQHLARLKAAGLVRERRSGREVFYSARADVLFGLDQDLSAFFHTPIERLPDMRGEWRRWCAAGPSQPDPTGQTGGAGARGGDALPLVFKPEPAAAAGRPTGGAGQRRPRVLFLCTANSFRSQIAEAWARVLGGRRVEVQSAGLEPTRIHPLAEAVMREVGIDLEGQYAKAVTPEMLDQADVVVTLCGPALAWFPATRREVRREHWPLPDPTVLGGPEDTVLREGRRVRDQIRRRVEALLDSLGRAS; the protein is encoded by the coding sequence ATGGAGCAGCTGGTGGCCCGTGCCAAGGCCCTCGCCGATCCGACTCGCCTCAAGCTCCTGCGCATCCTCGTCGAGCGGGAGTGCTCGGTCCACGAACTGGTCGACGTCCTGGCCACAGGCCAGTCCCGGGTCTCCCAGCACCTCGCCCGGCTGAAGGCGGCGGGCCTCGTGCGGGAGCGCAGGTCCGGCCGCGAGGTCTTCTACTCCGCCCGGGCCGACGTCCTGTTCGGATTGGACCAGGATCTGTCGGCGTTCTTCCACACTCCGATCGAACGGCTCCCAGACATGCGCGGCGAGTGGCGGCGCTGGTGCGCCGCCGGCCCCTCGCAGCCGGATCCCACCGGGCAGACGGGCGGTGCCGGCGCGCGGGGCGGGGACGCCCTGCCGCTCGTCTTCAAGCCGGAGCCGGCGGCGGCAGCCGGCCGGCCCACGGGAGGGGCAGGGCAGCGAAGGCCCAGGGTGCTTTTCCTCTGCACGGCCAACTCGTTCCGGAGCCAGATCGCGGAGGCGTGGGCCCGGGTCCTGGGCGGACGCCGGGTGGAGGTGCAGAGCGCCGGGCTCGAGCCCACGCGAATCCATCCGCTGGCCGAGGCGGTGATGCGTGAGGTGGGCATCGACCTGGAGGGTCAGTATGCCAAGGCCGTGACGCCGGAGATGCTCGACCAGGCGGACGTGGTGGTCACGCTGTGCGGTCCTGCCCTGGCCTGGTTCCCCGCCACCCGGCGCGAGGTGCGGCGCGAGCACTGGCCCCTGCCGGACCCGACGGTGCTGGGCGGGCCGGAGGACACCGTGCTCCGCGAGGGTCGCCGCGTCCGGGACCAGATCCGGCGCCGGGTCGAGGCGCTCCTGGATTCCCTCGGGCGGGCGTCGTGA
- a CDS encoding metallophosphoesterase family protein gives MKLAVFSDIHGNVHGLEAVLKDIEARGADVVWCGGDLVGYGANPGEVVEAIRRRGIPTVMGNYDDGVGYFRVACGCDYPDEAAMERGLRSMAWTKAHTTDDHKAFLRNLPYRLEREFDGHRVVLVHASPARLNEYLYEDVPDEVFRAHLAATGADVLVFGHTHVPFHKVLGGRHLVNCGSAGKPKHGNPNATYALLTLTPGHVAVDIIEVPYDFEAAARAIEATDLPPEFARMLREGRG, from the coding sequence ATGAAGCTTGCGGTCTTCTCCGACATCCACGGGAACGTCCACGGGCTCGAGGCGGTGCTGAAGGATATCGAGGCACGGGGCGCCGACGTGGTCTGGTGCGGCGGGGACCTGGTCGGCTACGGGGCCAACCCGGGAGAGGTCGTCGAGGCCATCCGGCGCCGGGGCATTCCCACCGTGATGGGAAACTACGACGACGGCGTGGGTTACTTCCGCGTCGCCTGCGGCTGCGACTATCCGGACGAGGCCGCCATGGAGCGTGGCCTCCGCTCCATGGCCTGGACCAAGGCGCACACCACCGACGACCACAAGGCGTTCCTGCGGAACCTGCCGTACCGCCTGGAGCGGGAGTTCGACGGCCACCGGGTGGTGCTGGTGCACGCCAGCCCGGCCCGGCTCAACGAGTACCTGTACGAGGACGTCCCGGACGAGGTCTTCCGCGCGCACCTCGCGGCGACCGGGGCGGACGTGCTGGTCTTTGGCCACACGCACGTCCCGTTCCACAAGGTCCTCGGGGGCAGGCACCTCGTCAACTGCGGCAGCGCGGGCAAGCCCAAGCACGGCAACCCGAACGCCACGTACGCACTCCTGACCCTGACCCCCGGCCACGTGGCCGTCGACATCATCGAGGTCCCGTACGACTTCGAGGCCGCTGCCCGGGCCATCGAGGCCACCGATCTACCTCCCGAGTTCGCCCGGATGCTGAGGGAGGGCCGTGGGTAA
- a CDS encoding ArsR/SmtB family transcription factor encodes MAAEPARGRPEVAPVCQVNVVHEDRVNRLRPEVERIEGLAGIFKALADDTRLKVVYALSRDELCVCDVAALIGGSKAAASYHLRLLHHMGLARYRREGKLVYYRLADPHVGELVRQVLERVETAKSVPGGR; translated from the coding sequence GTGGCAGCAGAGCCGGCGCGGGGCCGGCCGGAAGTGGCCCCGGTCTGCCAGGTCAACGTGGTCCATGAGGACCGGGTGAACCGGCTCCGGCCCGAGGTGGAGAGGATCGAGGGTCTGGCGGGGATCTTCAAGGCCCTCGCCGACGACACGCGGCTGAAGGTGGTGTACGCACTGAGCCGCGACGAACTGTGCGTGTGCGACGTGGCCGCCCTGATCGGCGGCAGCAAGGCCGCCGCCTCCTACCACCTCCGCCTCCTCCACCACATGGGGCTGGCGAGGTACCGGAGAGAAGGCAAGCTCGTCTACTACCGCCTCGCCGACCCGCACGTCGGGGAACTGGTCCGGCAGGTCCTGGAGCGGGTCGAAACGGCGAAGTCCGTTCCAGGAGGGCGCTGA